The following coding sequences are from one Rutidosis leptorrhynchoides isolate AG116_Rl617_1_P2 chromosome 11, CSIRO_AGI_Rlap_v1, whole genome shotgun sequence window:
- the LOC139875163 gene encoding F-box/FBD/LRR-repeat protein At1g13570-like — MTDNNTKRRFVTCTEVDRISNLPENLIDLLLEKLPVQDAVRTHVLSKKWRYRWTSMTSLVLDKHFSRKFAKNGSFGHNGFIRITNYIFNYLKGPRLKLHLHIPKMFLDSFQEVNQWISSLARDGVRELVLTNSNQPYQLPYYFFHCLELRMLELDNCIIKPPLEFQGYLYLEKLTLRNIEFGANLHGTIINLPQLKMLKLVACTNVYNFKIKSTKLFQLVIRSCPDATLLHLLHSKCLSEFGIFIKKPIQGVERVNLASLLSNMPCVGYFVIDGYFLQFSIAENIPKWLPHPTNSLKLLYLRDFKFGDLYQLQGVLCILRNSPNLRQLDVYNQDLPHVHLDVKPALTYLEASDCLDQTLNCLKTINIMDVERSKPLLLFIKLLLEHSPTLEKISIRPHATADAQEKYNFSKDVTRFPRASSKAELHYLDPT, encoded by the exons ATGACAGATAACAATACTAAGAGGAGGTTTGTAACTTGTACCGAAGTGGATAGAATCAGTAATTTGCCAGAGAATTTGATAGACTTGCTTTTAGAGAAGCTACCTGTTCAAGATGCTGTGAGGACACATGTTCTGTCAAAAAAATGGAGGTACAGATGGACCTCAATGACGTCACTGGTTCTTGATAAACATTTCTCAAGAAAGTTTGCCAAAAATGGAAGTTTTGGTCATAATGGATTTATTAGGATCACAAACTATATCTTTAACTATCTCAAGGGTCCTCGCCTAAAGTTACATCTCCacataccaaaaatgtttcttgatagtTTCCAAGAAGTCAATCAATGGATTTCATCATTGGCAAGAGATGGTGTTAGAGAACTCGTCCTTACAAATTCAAACCAACCTTATCAACTTCCATATTATTTTTTTCATTGTCTAGAATTGAGAATGCTAGAACTTGACAACTGTATCATTAAGCCACCACTTGAGTTTCAAGGATATCTATATCTCGAAAAACTTACGCTTAGGAATATTGAATTTGGGGCTAACTTACATGGAACTATTATCAACTTACCACAGCTCAAGATGTTGAAACTGGTTGCATGCACCAACGTTTACAATTTCAAGATCAAGTCTACAAAGTTGTTTCAGTTAGTGATCAGGAGTTGCCCCGATGCAACTTTGCTCCACTTGTTGCATAGTAAATGTCTTAGTGAGTTTGGTATATTTATCAAAAAACCTATTCAGGGAGTTGAAAGAGTTAATTTGGCAAGCTTGTTAAGTAATATGCCATGTGTTGGGTATTTTGTTATCGACGGGTATTTTCTCCAG TTTTCTATTGCGGAAAATATTCCCAAGTGGCTTCCACACCCAACTAATAGTTTAAAGCTTCTCTACTTACGAGACTTCAAATTTGGTGATTTGTATCAACTTCAAGGTGTTTTATGTATCCTTCGGAACTCACCTAACTTGAGACAACTCGATGTGTACAATCAG GATCTTCCACATGTGCATTTGGATGTGAAACCAGCATTAACTTATTTGGAAGCTTCTGACTGTTTGGACCAGACATTGAACTGCTTGAAAACTATAAATATCATGGATGTAGAAAGATCAAAGCCCTTGTTGCTCTTTATAAAGCTTTTACTTGAACATTCTCCCACACTTGAAAAAATATCAATCCGACCACATGCAACTGCTGATGCTCAGGAAAAGTACAACTTCTCTAAGGATGTTACGCGGTTCCCACGAGCTTCCTCGAAAGCAGAGCTTCACTACTTGGATCC GACTTGA